A genomic region of Terriglobia bacterium contains the following coding sequences:
- a CDS encoding response regulator transcription factor, whose protein sequence is MKPTIFVVEDEADIARLVRHHLEAAGFFVRHFVGAAGVIADAEKDKPVLFLLDIMIPGSDGLELCRRIRQSATVAMTPVIFLTAKAAESDRVLGFELGADDYITKPFSPRELVARIKAVLRRFERPLAPSVLRTGEIEIDSGAMTLSVTGKTVPTTATEFRLLEYLARHPGRVFTRDQLLDAVWRDTAFVTPRSVDVYVRRIREKIEPNPDEPRYLRTVRGAGYRFEAMK, encoded by the coding sequence GTGAAGCCAACCATCTTCGTAGTGGAAGATGAAGCTGACATCGCCCGTCTCGTCCGGCATCACCTGGAGGCGGCGGGTTTCTTCGTACGTCACTTCGTCGGTGCTGCGGGCGTGATTGCGGACGCTGAAAAAGACAAGCCCGTACTGTTTCTCCTCGACATCATGATTCCCGGAAGCGACGGCCTTGAGCTTTGCCGCCGCATTCGCCAGTCCGCCACAGTTGCCATGACGCCGGTCATCTTTTTAACGGCGAAGGCCGCCGAGTCGGACCGTGTGCTGGGATTCGAATTAGGCGCGGACGATTACATCACCAAGCCGTTCAGCCCGCGCGAACTGGTGGCGCGGATTAAGGCCGTTTTGCGGCGATTCGAACGGCCATTGGCCCCTTCCGTTTTGCGCACCGGCGAGATAGAAATCGACAGCGGTGCCATGACGCTGAGCGTCACCGGCAAGACGGTTCCAACCACCGCCACCGAGTTCCGGCTATTGGAGTACCTTGCCCGCCATCCCGGCCGCGTTTTCACCCGGGACCAGCTGCTGGATGCGGTTTGGCGCGACACCGCCTTTGTCACCCCGCGCTCCGTAGATGTCTACGTGCGGCGCATTCGCGAGAAAATCGAACCGAATCCCGACGAGCCGCGGTATCTTCGTACCGTACGTGGAGCCGGGTACCGGTTCGAGGCGATGAAGTGA
- a CDS encoding ATP-binding protein: MRSQVFFKLVAAFVIVIAAATSTIDIAVRRSWEASLRDEIQRSLQEKALMFADRIRNAPPGADMEKIATDVSRESGARVTIIRKDGLVLADSNANPEEMENHSTRPEFREALQGRVGSNSRTSHTLGIDFLYVAAPVPDGAVRLAYPLIEIAQVNHKVRMTLLGASTLAFIFALIIAALAARSITARLKRIVEFSGRIAQGDLTARIAEPSNDEIGQVARSLDRTARRLEESFAEVERGRRELVTLLNSMQEPVIAVGPDGRVIWANQRMERILPGGLHRNVALVENLRDPELLAAFQEAMDKREVATARAHAVFPGRVFNVTAAPMPSGGAVGVLTDLTEVERVERTRRDFIANVSHELRTPLTSIQGYAETLQETATTDEQKEFLEVIRKNASRMARLTEDLLILARVESGEEEMRLSPTVPAELLKEAEQNFHETEDKRMPLEVHNDALRMVQADRDAIFQVFRNLIDNALKYAGSSDKLVIGARDVDKGVEFFVRDFGPGISSEHLPRLFERFYRVDKARSRESGGTGLGLAIAKHIVLAHGGTIRAESELHRGSTFAFTLPAVQDGNAEAVESPKSKVES; encoded by the coding sequence GTGAGAAGCCAGGTATTCTTCAAACTGGTTGCTGCTTTTGTCATAGTGATTGCTGCTGCGACGTCGACGATTGACATTGCCGTGCGGCGGTCTTGGGAAGCCTCCCTGCGCGACGAAATTCAGCGCTCCCTCCAGGAAAAGGCGCTCATGTTTGCCGACCGTATCCGCAACGCTCCTCCCGGTGCGGATATGGAGAAGATCGCCACGGATGTGTCCCGCGAATCGGGCGCCCGCGTCACCATCATCCGGAAAGACGGGCTTGTGCTCGCCGACTCCAACGCCAACCCGGAAGAGATGGAGAACCACTCGACCCGGCCCGAGTTTCGCGAAGCGTTGCAGGGCCGAGTCGGCAGCAACTCCCGGACGAGCCACACGCTCGGTATCGACTTTCTATACGTTGCCGCGCCGGTTCCAGATGGTGCGGTTCGCCTCGCCTATCCGTTGATCGAAATCGCGCAGGTCAACCACAAGGTTCGTATGACGTTGCTGGGGGCTTCGACCCTGGCGTTCATATTCGCCTTGATCATCGCCGCCCTGGCTGCCCGAAGTATCACCGCGCGATTGAAGCGCATCGTCGAGTTCTCGGGACGAATCGCGCAGGGTGATCTCACGGCGCGCATTGCCGAGCCGTCGAATGATGAGATCGGTCAGGTGGCGCGTTCGCTGGATCGCACCGCACGCCGACTGGAAGAGAGTTTCGCCGAAGTGGAGCGCGGGCGCCGTGAACTAGTCACGTTGCTGAACAGCATGCAGGAACCGGTAATCGCCGTCGGGCCCGACGGCCGCGTAATCTGGGCGAACCAGCGCATGGAGCGAATCCTCCCCGGCGGTTTGCATCGAAACGTCGCGCTGGTTGAGAACCTTCGAGATCCGGAACTTCTCGCGGCATTCCAGGAGGCGATGGACAAGCGCGAGGTTGCAACAGCGCGCGCGCATGCCGTTTTTCCGGGAAGAGTGTTCAATGTGACCGCAGCACCTATGCCGAGCGGCGGAGCCGTGGGCGTGCTGACAGACCTGACTGAAGTGGAGCGGGTGGAGCGCACGCGGCGGGATTTTATTGCGAACGTCTCCCATGAACTGCGCACCCCGCTGACGTCGATACAGGGCTACGCGGAGACTCTGCAGGAGACCGCAACCACTGACGAGCAGAAGGAATTTCTCGAGGTCATCCGGAAAAATGCGTCGCGCATGGCGCGGCTCACGGAAGACCTGCTGATTCTGGCGCGGGTTGAGTCCGGCGAAGAGGAAATGCGGCTGTCACCGACGGTTCCGGCCGAACTGCTAAAAGAGGCCGAGCAGAATTTCCATGAGACCGAAGACAAGCGAATGCCACTCGAGGTGCACAACGACGCGCTCCGAATGGTGCAGGCCGATCGCGATGCCATCTTTCAAGTCTTCAGGAACCTCATCGACAACGCACTCAAATACGCAGGCAGCAGCGACAAACTGGTCATCGGCGCGCGCGATGTCGACAAGGGGGTGGAGTTTTTCGTGCGCGACTTCGGACCCGGTATCAGTTCAGAACACCTGCCGCGACTGTTTGAGCGCTTCTACCGCGTGGATAAGGCCCGCTCGCGGGAGAGCGGCGGTACTGGGCTGGGCCTCGCTATCGCCAAACACATCGTACTGGCCCACGGCGGCACCATCCGGGCCGAAAGCGAGCTGCATCGCGGTAGCACTTTCGCGTTCACGCTACCGGCGGTGCAGGATGGGAATGCAGAAGCAGTCGAAAGTCCGAAGTCAAAGGTTGAAAGCTAG
- the ctaD gene encoding cytochrome c oxidase subunit I, which yields MATAVQPVERTNYLNADYGIKSWLLTTDHKRIAILYLFSVTFFFFVGGFFATLIRLELLTPAGDLMQADTYNKVFSMHGIIMVFFFLIPSIPAVLGNFLVPLMVGAKDLAFPKINLLSWYLYMIGGALTLYAMINGGIDTGWTFYTPFSTHYSNTNVSLVAIGVFINGFSSIFTGLNFIVTIHRMRAPGLTWSRLPLFLWSHYATSVIMVLGTPVIAITLLLVAAERLLNLGIFDARLGGDPLLFQHLFWFYSHPAVYIMVLPGMGVISELVTCFSRKRMFGYNFVALASIGIAVIGFLVWAHHMFVAGISLYAAMVFSFLSYLVAIPSAIKVFNWTATLYKGSIRFTTPMLYVFGFIGLFTIGGMTGLFLAALGIDVHVTDTYFVVAHFHYIMVGGTLMAYLGGLHFWWPKMTGRMYPEAWAKLSAVLVFAGFNLTFFPQFILGYLGMPRRYQAYPPEFQALNIFSTAGASVLAIGYIFPMIYFVWSLRYGEKAPANPWNAAGLEWTVPSPPSTFNFDETPVVTWEAYNYDEIDAAQPEEAEVVG from the coding sequence ATGGCAACAGCGGTACAGCCAGTTGAGCGTACGAATTATCTGAACGCGGATTACGGGATCAAATCGTGGCTGCTGACGACGGACCACAAGCGGATCGCGATTCTATACCTGTTTTCGGTGACGTTCTTCTTCTTTGTCGGCGGATTTTTTGCAACGTTGATTCGTCTGGAGTTGCTGACCCCCGCGGGAGACCTGATGCAGGCGGACACCTACAACAAGGTGTTCTCCATGCACGGGATAATTATGGTGTTCTTCTTCCTGATCCCGTCGATTCCGGCCGTGCTCGGCAACTTCCTGGTGCCACTCATGGTCGGGGCTAAGGATCTCGCATTTCCGAAGATCAATTTGCTGAGCTGGTACCTGTACATGATCGGCGGCGCCCTCACGCTTTACGCCATGATCAATGGGGGTATCGACACCGGCTGGACCTTCTACACTCCGTTCAGTACGCATTATTCGAACACGAACGTTTCGCTGGTAGCGATCGGCGTGTTCATCAACGGCTTCTCGTCGATCTTCACCGGGCTCAATTTCATTGTCACGATTCACCGGATGCGCGCGCCCGGCCTTACCTGGTCGAGGCTGCCGCTGTTCCTGTGGTCGCACTATGCGACCTCGGTGATCATGGTGCTCGGCACGCCGGTTATCGCCATCACGCTGTTGCTGGTCGCGGCAGAGCGGTTGCTGAATCTCGGTATTTTCGACGCAAGACTGGGTGGCGACCCGCTGCTGTTTCAACACCTCTTCTGGTTTTATTCACATCCAGCCGTTTACATCATGGTCTTGCCGGGCATGGGCGTGATCAGCGAACTTGTAACGTGTTTCTCGCGCAAGAGGATGTTCGGTTACAACTTCGTGGCGCTGGCCTCAATCGGTATTGCCGTCATCGGGTTCCTGGTCTGGGCACACCACATGTTCGTCGCGGGGATCTCGCTCTACGCCGCGATGGTGTTCTCGTTCCTGAGCTACCTGGTTGCGATTCCATCGGCCATCAAGGTGTTCAACTGGACGGCCACGCTCTACAAGGGCTCGATACGGTTTACGACGCCGATGCTGTACGTCTTCGGATTTATCGGCCTGTTTACGATTGGCGGTATGACCGGCCTGTTCCTGGCCGCGCTCGGAATCGACGTACACGTGACCGATACGTACTTCGTGGTGGCTCACTTCCACTACATCATGGTCGGCGGCACGCTGATGGCCTACCTGGGCGGACTCCATTTCTGGTGGCCTAAGATGACAGGCCGCATGTATCCCGAGGCTTGGGCGAAACTCTCCGCCGTGCTCGTATTCGCCGGATTTAACCTGACGTTCTTCCCCCAGTTCATCCTGGGCTACCTGGGAATGCCGCGGCGTTACCAGGCTTATCCGCCGGAATTCCAGGCGCTGAACATCTTCTCCACAGCGGGCGCTTCGGTGCTGGCGATCGGGTACATCTTCCCGATGATCTACTTTGTGTGGTCGCTGCGGTATGGCGAGAAGGCCCCGGCGAACCCATGGAACGCGGCAGGCCTGGAGTGGACAGTTCCTTCGCCGCCGAGCACTTTTAACTTCGATGAGACGCCTGTCGTAACCTGGGAAGCCTACAACTACGACGAGATCGACGCAGCGCAACCCGAGGAGGCCGAAGTTGTCGGATAG
- a CDS encoding zinc ribbon domain-containing protein, whose amino-acid sequence MAFCTNCGKALSEGAHFCTNCGTPAQASPAPVPPVSTSAVAPVAAAPAHAPAPEHFGQSEQSVAPQPATVSEIAVPDTESPVLPSYGEVSESSSSPVFVIACVVLLVLIISGIAGTIYLQRQGKTKGAAPQAQSQSPGSAAGSAPSSASDNSSSGAPADEAASSAQTPASSEPGQQTPGPVAAAPAPQPVSTPPVAESVRAMNLGNYPGATPVAIATLSGETVVAGFLTRDTPQQVMQYYKIRFPVSTMTDSGGKGTLSAMLPGGVRIKIHAEPQGGNTQVMVLQEN is encoded by the coding sequence ATGGCGTTCTGCACGAATTGCGGTAAGGCGCTAAGCGAAGGAGCACATTTTTGCACGAATTGCGGGACGCCTGCGCAGGCCAGTCCAGCGCCGGTTCCCCCGGTTTCGACGTCGGCCGTGGCGCCGGTTGCCGCGGCACCAGCCCACGCACCCGCTCCGGAACACTTCGGTCAGAGTGAGCAATCGGTTGCGCCACAACCAGCAACCGTTTCGGAAATCGCGGTTCCAGATACGGAATCTCCTGTGCTCCCGTCGTACGGCGAAGTGTCCGAGAGTTCGAGTTCTCCCGTCTTCGTTATTGCTTGCGTGGTTCTGCTGGTGTTGATTATTAGCGGAATTGCTGGAACGATCTACCTGCAGAGACAGGGAAAAACCAAGGGCGCGGCCCCGCAGGCGCAATCGCAGTCGCCCGGATCTGCAGCGGGCAGTGCGCCAAGCTCCGCCTCCGACAATTCATCGAGCGGCGCCCCGGCTGATGAGGCTGCTTCGTCTGCACAGACGCCGGCGTCATCAGAACCTGGCCAGCAGACGCCAGGGCCTGTTGCTGCGGCCCCCGCTCCCCAACCGGTTTCAACGCCCCCCGTCGCGGAATCGGTTCGCGCGATGAACTTGGGCAATTATCCGGGCGCGACTCCGGTTGCCATAGCTACCCTGAGCGGTGAAACCGTCGTTGCCGGTTTCCTCACTCGCGACACGCCGCAGCAGGTCATGCAGTATTACAAAATTCGATTTCCTGTTTCCACGATGACGGATAGCGGAGGGAAGGGGACCCTTTCCGCGATGCTGCCCGGAGGGGTGCGAATCAAAATCCACGCCGAGCCGCAGGGTGGAAATACGCAAGTGATGGTCCTGCAGGAGAACTAA
- a CDS encoding VWA domain-containing protein, translated as MKPRSLVISACIVLCAGLVLPADAQVSPASAAPIFVLARGGSAKVPLKEGFTVRRDVEEAQIRFFATDRSGKPIVGLRPEDIQVFDDRVRVPELKSFTMSQYRPLEIGVLVDLSESIGPQQQGEALMAADLLGEIFDSHRDEAFVVGFSNNVRLLQSQTKDVSLVRDALLHNPGHQGLTSLFDALVQTCRTEFRDSASEGRQRILLLFSDGDDTLSFHDLDDALQEALRSEVTIYAVTSSERGSDGFRILRQLTQQTGGKVYVIQKKQDMGTLKVALNDSVRGEYTVSFHPATEASGFHPVRIELRERPDAILRGGSGYYMASR; from the coding sequence ATGAAGCCGCGTAGTTTAGTGATCTCCGCCTGTATCGTTCTGTGCGCGGGACTAGTTCTGCCCGCGGACGCTCAAGTCTCGCCGGCGAGCGCCGCCCCGATCTTCGTCCTTGCTCGTGGAGGCTCTGCCAAGGTGCCACTAAAGGAAGGCTTTACGGTTCGTCGGGACGTTGAAGAAGCACAGATTCGTTTTTTCGCGACGGACCGCAGCGGGAAGCCTATCGTCGGTCTGCGTCCCGAGGACATCCAGGTATTTGACGACCGGGTGCGTGTTCCAGAACTGAAGAGCTTCACCATGTCGCAGTACCGTCCGCTTGAGATCGGCGTACTGGTGGACCTCAGCGAATCCATCGGACCACAGCAGCAGGGGGAAGCACTGATGGCCGCGGACCTGCTGGGAGAAATCTTCGATAGTCATCGCGATGAGGCCTTCGTAGTCGGATTCTCGAATAATGTCAGGCTGCTCCAATCGCAAACAAAAGATGTCAGCCTGGTCCGTGACGCCCTGCTTCACAATCCAGGACACCAAGGCCTGACGTCACTATTTGACGCGCTGGTCCAAACCTGCAGAACCGAGTTTCGCGACTCGGCTTCGGAAGGACGCCAGCGCATCCTGCTGCTCTTCAGCGACGGCGATGACACTCTCAGCTTCCACGATCTCGACGATGCGCTTCAGGAGGCATTGCGCTCTGAAGTCACAATCTACGCAGTGACTTCGAGTGAGAGGGGCTCGGACGGATTCCGGATTTTGCGACAGTTGACGCAGCAGACGGGCGGCAAGGTGTACGTCATCCAGAAGAAACAGGACATGGGGACGCTGAAAGTCGCACTGAACGACTCGGTTCGCGGCGAATACACGGTGTCATTCCATCCTGCGACTGAAGCATCGGGGTTCCACCCCGTCAGGATCGAGTTGCGCGAGCGTCCGGACGCCATTCTTCGCGGCGGCAGCGGCTATTACATGGCGTCGCGGTAA
- a CDS encoding phosphate uptake regulator PhoU: MSTAPTAENIVNPGTHILELAQEALRVAKSAARAAAEGIATGSAQILRTLRDREKELDSLDRDVDDLVTATISGASEAHARELLACMKFVIALERIGDLLLSFGNRAGSVAVRIQPQDVKELTMMASGLERMLSDVDIAFCQRNLERAVTVLRSDGELDRLRNLILMRHLEPGHDESRQESFHVIAMAQELERAGDHAKNMAEEVCHLVSGRTVRHVLRTYDKPVVQLQLDRIRTHPGENCLPEEA; the protein is encoded by the coding sequence ATGAGTACCGCACCCACAGCGGAGAACATCGTCAATCCGGGAACCCACATCCTGGAACTCGCACAAGAGGCATTGCGCGTCGCGAAGAGCGCCGCCAGGGCCGCCGCCGAAGGCATCGCGACCGGATCGGCGCAGATTTTGCGCACCTTGCGTGATCGCGAGAAAGAATTGGATTCACTGGATCGGGACGTCGATGACCTCGTGACGGCAACGATCTCAGGTGCCTCTGAGGCGCATGCGCGCGAACTGCTTGCCTGCATGAAATTCGTCATCGCGCTGGAGCGCATCGGCGACCTGCTGCTCAGTTTCGGCAACCGCGCCGGGTCCGTGGCGGTTAGGATCCAGCCGCAGGACGTGAAGGAATTGACGATGATGGCGTCGGGACTGGAAAGGATGCTGTCGGATGTCGACATCGCTTTCTGCCAGCGCAATCTGGAACGCGCCGTGACGGTTCTGCGTTCCGATGGCGAACTGGATCGCCTCCGTAACCTGATCCTTATGCGGCATCTTGAGCCGGGGCATGATGAGTCGCGCCAGGAAAGTTTCCACGTCATCGCCATGGCACAGGAACTCGAACGCGCAGGCGATCACGCCAAGAACATGGCCGAGGAGGTCTGCCACCTCGTCAGCGGCCGCACGGTGCGCCATGTCCTTCGCACGTACGATAAGCCGGTGGTTCAACTGCAACTGGACCGTATTCGAACTCACCCTGGAGAAAACTGCTTGCCCGAGGAAGCGTAA
- a CDS encoding cytochrome c oxidase subunit 3 family protein — MSDSTSAVHLLKHHFRDMGQQSETSAFGMWVFLVTEIMFFGGLFAAYLIYRVLYFDSFAAASTSINVIWGTTNTAVLICSSLTMAMAVYSAQLGRKKALIGFLAVTMLLGTAFLCIKGKEYYDKFQEHHVPGPSYHFVVEPEMAQRFHAIDPQKTEIFFSLYFIMTGLHAIHMIVGLGLLAWLLIRSTRGEFGSMYYTPIELSGLYWHFVDIVWIWLYPLLYLIDRHH, encoded by the coding sequence TTGTCGGATAGCACCAGCGCAGTTCACCTGCTTAAACATCATTTCCGCGACATGGGGCAGCAGTCGGAGACTTCCGCCTTCGGCATGTGGGTGTTTCTCGTCACCGAAATCATGTTCTTCGGTGGCCTGTTCGCGGCTTACCTGATCTATCGCGTTCTTTACTTCGACTCTTTCGCGGCCGCCAGCACCAGTATCAACGTAATTTGGGGCACGACGAACACTGCAGTGCTGATCTGCAGTTCGCTCACAATGGCGATGGCGGTTTATTCCGCACAGCTCGGAAGGAAGAAAGCCCTGATCGGGTTCCTCGCTGTCACCATGCTCCTGGGAACGGCATTCCTTTGCATCAAGGGGAAAGAGTACTACGACAAGTTTCAGGAGCATCACGTCCCGGGTCCAAGCTATCATTTCGTGGTCGAACCGGAGATGGCGCAGAGATTTCACGCCATCGATCCGCAAAAGACGGAGATTTTCTTCTCTCTGTACTTCATCATGACGGGCCTGCACGCGATCCACATGATCGTTGGACTCGGCCTGCTCGCATGGCTGCTCATTCGCAGTACTCGCGGCGAATTTGGCTCAATGTATTACACGCCGATTGAACTTTCCGGGTTGTACTGGCACTTCGTCGACATTGTGTGGATTTGGTTATATCCACTTCTATACCTGATAGACAGGCATCACTAG
- a CDS encoding cytochrome C oxidase subunit IV family protein, translating into MSEEKHTMGHIVSPKVYVFVFLALLCFTLTTYGVAQIDLGPFNALVAITIAMIKSMLVILFFMHVKYSPKMTKVTIFAGFCFLIILLTLSMTDYISRPWTGPDSGARGVQPAQTP; encoded by the coding sequence ATGAGTGAAGAGAAGCACACGATGGGGCACATTGTCTCCCCCAAGGTCTACGTTTTCGTCTTCCTGGCGTTGCTCTGTTTTACGCTGACAACGTACGGTGTTGCGCAGATCGATCTCGGGCCGTTCAACGCGCTGGTCGCGATTACCATCGCAATGATCAAGTCGATGCTCGTGATCCTGTTTTTCATGCACGTGAAGTACTCGCCCAAGATGACCAAGGTTACAATCTTTGCCGGGTTCTGCTTCCTGATCATCCTGCTGACTCTGAGCATGACCGATTACATCAGCCGTCCGTGGACCGGGCCAGACTCCGGTGCTAGAGGGGTGCAGCCCGCGCAAACGCCGTAG
- the coxB gene encoding cytochrome c oxidase subunit II, which produces MSRAQKDLEQDGLRYMPNFPLFPTGASSLSGYVDSLYFFLVCLTFVFGVGIALAIVFLAWRYRKQNHPKAVQVEGSLALELTWTIIPLGITMIIFIWAAAIYFYETRPPKDSMEVYVVAKQWMWKFEHTGGQREINVLHVPVGRDVRTIMTSQDVIHSFYVPAFRVKADVLPGRYTSVWFRATKVGTYHLFCAEYCGTQHSGMVGEVVVMDPKDYQAWAQSATDGSLASRGEKNFQQYGCAMCHRSDTQGRGPNLVGLYGHPVLLDDGRTVTADETYIRESIMNPGAQIASGFKNIMPTFEGQITEDEMVALVAYVKALGNGAANPPVPVSNPERAPYPVTPKTEPSVAKPDVPTQPATNRK; this is translated from the coding sequence ATGAGCCGCGCGCAAAAGGATTTGGAACAGGACGGGCTTAGATACATGCCGAATTTTCCGCTATTTCCAACGGGAGCTTCCTCGCTATCAGGTTACGTCGACAGCCTGTACTTCTTTCTGGTCTGCCTGACGTTCGTGTTTGGCGTCGGAATCGCTCTCGCGATCGTCTTCCTTGCCTGGCGTTATCGCAAACAGAATCATCCCAAGGCGGTGCAGGTTGAAGGATCGCTGGCGCTGGAGTTGACGTGGACCATCATCCCGCTGGGCATCACGATGATTATCTTCATCTGGGCCGCGGCGATCTACTTCTACGAAACGCGTCCACCAAAAGACTCGATGGAAGTCTACGTTGTGGCCAAGCAGTGGATGTGGAAGTTCGAGCACACCGGGGGACAACGCGAAATCAACGTCCTGCACGTACCCGTCGGACGCGATGTGCGGACAATCATGACTTCACAGGATGTAATCCACAGCTTCTACGTGCCGGCCTTCCGCGTGAAGGCGGACGTTCTGCCCGGTCGCTACACCAGCGTGTGGTTCCGGGCGACAAAGGTTGGAACCTATCACCTCTTTTGCGCCGAATATTGCGGCACGCAGCACTCGGGCATGGTTGGTGAAGTTGTCGTCATGGATCCGAAGGATTACCAGGCGTGGGCGCAATCGGCGACGGATGGTTCGCTGGCGTCCAGGGGCGAAAAGAATTTCCAGCAGTACGGTTGCGCGATGTGCCATCGCAGCGATACGCAAGGCCGCGGACCGAATCTCGTGGGACTTTATGGGCATCCGGTGCTGCTCGACGACGGACGCACGGTAACGGCCGACGAGACTTATATTCGCGAATCCATTATGAATCCGGGCGCCCAGATCGCCTCCGGGTTCAAGAACATCATGCCGACGTTTGAAGGCCAGATTACCGAAGACGAGATGGTCGCGCTGGTGGCGTATGTGAAGGCGCTGGGTAACGGAGCGGCAAATCCCCCGGTACCGGTCTCAAACCCGGAGCGGGCGCCGTATCCGGTTACGCCGAAGACCGAGCCTTCCGTGGCGAAGCCTGATGTGCCGACCCAACCGGCGACGAACAGGAAGTAG
- a CDS encoding SCO family protein encodes MKAASIHSQSKFGKTVLLIALTVAIAGTGFGQMIGDPDYSHTPPPELKHVGIEQRLGEQVPLNLQFQDETGKTVKLGGYFQSGRPVILNLVYYQCPMLCGEVLQGLTAMTKIIGFMPGKQFEILTVSIDPRETPQLAAAKKKTFMERLGRPGAENGWHFLVGKQPEIDALANALGWEYQYDAKTDQFAHAAGVILATPEGKIAQYYYGVEYSARDMRLGIVEASKNRIGTLTDQLLLYCYHYDPRIGKYGAVVTNMVRLGGALTLVILGGFLIVMYLHEPRAKGFGTGRA; translated from the coding sequence ATGAAAGCGGCATCGATTCATTCGCAGTCAAAATTCGGAAAGACAGTTCTGCTAATCGCGCTGACGGTTGCGATTGCAGGCACGGGCTTCGGGCAGATGATTGGCGACCCTGATTACAGTCACACGCCGCCGCCCGAGTTGAAGCACGTTGGCATTGAGCAACGCTTGGGAGAGCAGGTGCCGTTGAATTTGCAGTTCCAGGACGAGACCGGCAAGACGGTAAAACTGGGAGGTTACTTCCAGTCCGGGCGCCCGGTAATTCTGAACCTGGTTTACTACCAATGCCCAATGCTGTGCGGTGAAGTGCTCCAGGGACTGACCGCGATGACCAAGATCATCGGGTTCATGCCGGGCAAGCAGTTCGAGATCCTCACGGTGAGCATCGATCCGCGCGAGACCCCGCAACTTGCGGCGGCGAAGAAGAAGACGTTTATGGAACGGTTGGGACGTCCGGGCGCGGAGAACGGCTGGCACTTCCTCGTTGGAAAGCAGCCTGAAATCGATGCGTTGGCGAATGCGCTCGGCTGGGAGTACCAGTACGACGCGAAGACGGATCAATTCGCCCACGCGGCGGGAGTAATCCTGGCGACACCGGAAGGAAAGATTGCGCAGTACTACTACGGGGTGGAGTACTCAGCGCGTGACATGCGCCTGGGGATTGTTGAGGCATCGAAGAACCGGATCGGGACGCTTACCGATCAACTGTTGTTGTACTGCTACCACTACGATCCGCGCATCGGAAAATACGGCGCGGTGGTTACGAACATGGTCAGGCTGGGTGGTGCCTTGACTCTTGTCATATTGGGCGGCTTCTTGATCGTGATGTACCTGCATGAGCCGCGCGCAAAAGGATTTGGAACAGGACGGGCTTAG